The window AGGATGTTTACGGGAAGATAAAAGACCACGACCACTCTAAGGTCTCTCAGCAATATATGAAAAATATGAAAAACCAGCTTCGTCTTGTGTTCTGGGAAACAACTGCGGGTTGTAATCTGGAATGTATCCACTGTAGAAGGCTAGACGTAAGTACCCAGCTGGCCAATGACGATCTGACCACAAAAGAGTCATTCGAGCTCGTCGACGCTATAGCCGAAGCAGGCAACCCGATCCTTGTCTTAAGCGGGGGAGAACCTCTTTTTCGCCCAGACATATTCGATATTGCGAAACACGCAGTGGATAAAGGTTTAACCGTGGCACTAGCTACCAATGGAACCCTGGTAGACGAAGCCATGGCCAGGAAAATTGTGGATGCCGGGGTATCCAGGGTTTCCATTAGCCTTGACGGCGCCGACGCTGAGACCCATGATAAATTCCGCAAACTAAAGGGTTCATTTGAACAGGCCATCAGAGGGTTCAACCATTTAAAAGCACAGGGTATGGGCATGCAAGTTAACTGTACGATTGCAAAACACAATGAAAATCAGCTTCGTGACCTCTATAACCTTGCCGTAAAACTGGGCGCCGAGGCCATTCACATATTCATGCTCGTTCCGGTAGGTTGCGGGGTTGAAATTGCCGACGACCAGATGCTGGCCCCGGAAAGGTACGAAGAACTGCTGAACCTTTTTTATGATTTATCCAAAGAAGCGGTTATCCAGACAAAGGCAACCTGTTCACCTCACTATTTCAGGATAATGCGCGAGCGAGCAAAAGAAGAGGGTATTAAAATTACACCAAAAACACATGGAATGGCCGCAATGACAAAAGGTTGTCTTGCTGGAACCGGAGTGTGCTTTGTCTCTCATAAAGGAGAAGTTTTCCCCTGTGGATATCTGCCTGTTGAAGCCGGACACATCAAAAAACAGAAATTTAAAGATATCTGGAAGGACTCTGCTGTCTTTGCCAAACTCAGAGAACCGGATTTGCTTGGAGGAAAGTGTGGTGAATGCGAATATAAAAAGGTTTGCGAAGGATGCAGAGCCCGTGCGTTTTATGAAACAGGGGATTATATGGCAGAAGAGCCATACTGTATATACAAACCGAAGCTTATGAGCAAGGGAGAAACCGTAGGATAACAATTGTAGCTCTGTTTTTAAAGTGGCCGCATCTCTGAGCCAGCCTCACGTGAGTCAGAGACCGGTCGAAACAAATCTGACAACTTCAACGTACACCTATTTTTTTATCCCGTAAAGGGAAAGTCTGAAAAGATCATGTGTGCGTTTCTTTATAGTGGTTCTTTTAAGGCCGGGTTGGGAGTATTAATCATGCATAAATGTCTAAAATTCTTTTGTTGCTTACTCATTGGTTTAACATCCTCTTCTCTCTTCTCAGGAAAAGAGGCCTTCTCAGAGCAGGACCTGCTTCAAGAGAAAAATATCCGTGAATCTGTCGCAGCCGGACGCTTCTATCCGGACACTGCAGGTGAACTGAGAAAAGAGATAAACACTCTTTTGGGTAAGGAGCGCACCGAAGACTTACAAGGCAAGCCCCTAGCAATAATTTCACCACATGCAGGCTATCAGTATTCTGGTTCCGTTGCAGCATATGGATATCGTGCAATAAAGAACTATAGCTATAAAAGAGTCATCGTAATTGGGCCTAGTCATTACTCCAGATATATAGGGGCCTCAATCCCTGACGTTAGTTACTACAAAACACCCTTAGGATTGGTAAAGGTTGATCAGGGGATATGCAACAACCTCATCAACAACCCACCAATGTTAGGCACATTTAAAAATGCACACCTGAGAGAACATTCTCTGGAGATACAATTGCCGTTCTTACAGGAAACACTCAAGGATTTCAAACTTATCCCTATACTGGTAAGCAAACTCAACAATGAAACAATAGAGTTAATTGCAGAGAAAATCAAACCGTTTATTGATGAAGAGACCCTGATCGTTGTAAGTTCTGATTTCACCCATTATGGTCCTTCGTATGGCTATGTTCCAAAATTCAAAGATGGTGATGTAAAGGAAAATATTCAAAGGCTTGACTATGGAACGTTTGAACGCATCCTTGCAAAGGATCTGAATGGTTTAATCAGATACAAACAGGCTACGAGGATAAATGCTTGCGGGTTTATGCCAATTGCATTGTTATTAAAACTCTTACCCAGTGATGCCCGCGGAAAGGTACTGAATTACGATTCTTCCGGCAATCAAACAGGGAATTTTGAGAATTCTGTAAGTTACGCTTCAATTGTTTTTACCAGTGGAGAGTAATGTTCTGATAGTTACTGCAAATCTTCAGGCTTGCAGTAAAGAGGGATTAACGGCATTTGCCAGGCCAGAGGTTTTTTTCTGCTGATGAATTTAATGACAATACCATTTACCATCAATTTTACCCTTTTTCCTCTTTTTATTCGTTACGATTCCATGTTCCCATGAATAGCGCAGAAAAGGGAATATTACTCGATATCGCAAGAAATAGTATTAAATCTGCAATTCAAGGCACACCAATCGATGCTACTCAATTCCAGGGCAATACTCAGAAATCCAAAACAGGGCACGGCGTATTTGTCACCTTAAGAACTAACGGGAAATTGAGAGGATGTATCGGTCGGCTCGTTTCGCATAAACCTTTGAGAAAACTTGTTTCAGAGATGGCGGTATCAGCAGTATCAGAAGATACCAGATTTGAGAACAACAGAATCAAAATTTCGGAATTAAATGATCTTAAGATAGAG is drawn from Candidatus Scalindua sp. and contains these coding sequences:
- the ahbD gene encoding heme b synthase, with the translated sequence MKSIQKKSPDHHNREEGTIKDVYGKIKDHDHSKVSQQYMKNMKNQLRLVFWETTAGCNLECIHCRRLDVSTQLANDDLTTKESFELVDAIAEAGNPILVLSGGEPLFRPDIFDIAKHAVDKGLTVALATNGTLVDEAMARKIVDAGVSRVSISLDGADAETHDKFRKLKGSFEQAIRGFNHLKAQGMGMQVNCTIAKHNENQLRDLYNLAVKLGAEAIHIFMLVPVGCGVEIADDQMLAPERYEELLNLFYDLSKEAVIQTKATCSPHYFRIMRERAKEEGIKITPKTHGMAAMTKGCLAGTGVCFVSHKGEVFPCGYLPVEAGHIKKQKFKDIWKDSAVFAKLREPDLLGGKCGECEYKKVCEGCRARAFYETGDYMAEEPYCIYKPKLMSKGETVG
- the amrB gene encoding AmmeMemoRadiSam system protein B — encoded protein: MHKCLKFFCCLLIGLTSSSLFSGKEAFSEQDLLQEKNIRESVAAGRFYPDTAGELRKEINTLLGKERTEDLQGKPLAIISPHAGYQYSGSVAAYGYRAIKNYSYKRVIVIGPSHYSRYIGASIPDVSYYKTPLGLVKVDQGICNNLINNPPMLGTFKNAHLREHSLEIQLPFLQETLKDFKLIPILVSKLNNETIELIAEKIKPFIDEETLIVVSSDFTHYGPSYGYVPKFKDGDVKENIQRLDYGTFERILAKDLNGLIRYKQATRINACGFMPIALLLKLLPSDARGKVLNYDSSGNQTGNFENSVSYASIVFTSGE
- the amrA gene encoding AmmeMemoRadiSam system protein A, producing MNSAEKGILLDIARNSIKSAIQGTPIDATQFQGNTQKSKTGHGVFVTLRTNGKLRGCIGRLVSHKPLRKLVSEMAVSAVSEDTRFENNRIKISELNDLKIEISVLSPLKTLENPLELELGRHGVYIKRGSKSGCFLPQVASETGWSKEEFLSKCCYTKAGLPPDAWKDEGTEVYIFTVETIS